AGCATTAGATGGCCAACAAATGGAATCAAATGAAGTAGATGACCGAGGTATGGCATCGAAAATTATCGATACGATCACAGGAATTTTTACACCGATTCTGCCAGCAATCACAGCAGCTGGGATGCTTAAAGCTGTTCTTTCGTTATTGGTTGTTTTCAATGCAATCGATAAAACGGGTCAAACCTATATCATTATTGATTTTATGGCAGACTCGGCATTTTATTTCTTACCAATTCTATTAGCGGCGTCGTCAGCACAAAAATTTAAAACCAATATGTATTTAGCAATGATGGTAGGTGGAATTTTACTTCATCCAAACTTTGTCGGAATGGTAAATGCAATCAAAGAAGCTGGTGAAGGCGGAATACATCTTTTTGGTATGCCAATTTCTGCGGTAACGTATGGTTCATCCGTTATTCCGATTATCTTATCTGTTTGGTTTATGTCTTATGTTGAACCGATTGCAGATAAAGTATCACCGAAAGTAATCAAGTTTTTCAGTAAACCTTTGATTACGATTGCTGTTGTCGGAACGATTTCTCTAGTTGTGATTGGTCCAATTGGCTACTTGATCAGTGATGGTATTTCAAATGGTATCAAAGCATTAGAAAACTTTAGTCCTTGGTTAGTACCAACGATTATTGGTGCATTCACGCCATTATTTGTCGCTACTGGCACGCATTATGGTCTTGTTCCGATTGGTATCAATAATCGCATGACAACGGGTTATGATACGGTGATTTATCCAGGGATGTTAGCGTCAAATCTTGGTCAAGGTGCTGCTTCATTAGCAGTTGGACTTAAAAGTAAAGATTCTTCAATCAAACAATTAGCCGCATCTGCTGGATTAACGGGTCTATTCGGTATTACTGAGCCAGCGTTATATGGTGTTAACTTAAGATTTAAAACACCTTTGTATGCGGCAATGATCGGAGGCGGACTTGGTGGTTTGTTTATGGGGATTAGCCGTGTCAAAAACTTTACTGGTGGTTCACCAGGTTTATTGACACTTCCAAGTTATATCGGTGACGATACGTTAAAGCATTTGTATCTGGCTTGTATTGGGGCAGCGATCAGTATCGTGATTTCATTTGTGATTTCATATATTTTATATAAAGAGCCTGTTACAGAGGGGACTCAAAAAGAAACTAAAAGTGATGTAGTAGTGAATGATACTGTTTCTGAAGATGTCGTGAATGTTATGACACCTGTCAAAGGCGAAATCGTTCCGTTGTCAGCAGTTGAAGATGGCATGTTCTCAGAAGAAATATTAGGCAAAGGCTTTGCAGTAAAACCTGTGGAAGGGATTGTTTATGCACCTCTTTCTGGAACTGTCACTGCTGTATTTGACTCCAAACATGCTATAGGCTTAACTAGTGAGACTGGTGTAGAATTATTGATCCATATCGGTATCGATACAGTTCAGCTAAATGCAGAGGGCTATCAATACTTTGTCACAAAAGGGCAAAAAATCCAAACAGGTGATAAGTTAATTGAATTTGACTTAGAAAAAATTACAGAAAAAGGCTATAATATTATTACACCCGTTGTTGTAACAAATTCAACAGATTTTGGCGATATTATTACGTTGACTAAATCGTTGTCTGAACCAGGTGAACAAGTAATGAAGGTTATTCGTTAAAAGAAAACCTTTTATACTAATAAATTGGAGGATGATTTGAATGGGATTTAGAAAAGACTTTTTATGGGGCGGCGCAACCGCAGCGAATCAATGTGAAGGGGGCTATAACGAAGGTGGTCGCGGCTTAGCGAACGTAGATTTAGCACCAGTCGGACCAGATCGTTTTCCAGTGATCACTGGCGAGAAAAAAATGTTTCATTTTGATGAAGAACATTTTTATCCAGCACAAAATGCGATCGATATGTACCACCGTTATCAAGAAGATATTGCCTTGTTTGGCGAAATGGGCTTTAAAACCTATCGTTTATCGATTGCGTGGAGTCGTATTTTCCCATTAGGTGATGAAACAGAGCCAAATGAAGAAGGCTTGAAATTCTATGAAGATTTGTTCAAAGAATGCCGCAAACA
The DNA window shown above is from Enterococcus sp. 12C11_DIV0727 and carries:
- a CDS encoding beta-glucoside-specific PTS transporter subunit IIABC, producing MNYQDLAQEIIENIGGDKNVSGLTHCATRLRFNLKDEGKAQTDAIKNTAGVMGVVSKGGQYQVIIGSDVGSVYKEILKKIPALDGQQMESNEVDDRGMASKIIDTITGIFTPILPAITAAGMLKAVLSLLVVFNAIDKTGQTYIIIDFMADSAFYFLPILLAASSAQKFKTNMYLAMMVGGILLHPNFVGMVNAIKEAGEGGIHLFGMPISAVTYGSSVIPIILSVWFMSYVEPIADKVSPKVIKFFSKPLITIAVVGTISLVVIGPIGYLISDGISNGIKALENFSPWLVPTIIGAFTPLFVATGTHYGLVPIGINNRMTTGYDTVIYPGMLASNLGQGAASLAVGLKSKDSSIKQLAASAGLTGLFGITEPALYGVNLRFKTPLYAAMIGGGLGGLFMGISRVKNFTGGSPGLLTLPSYIGDDTLKHLYLACIGAAISIVISFVISYILYKEPVTEGTQKETKSDVVVNDTVSEDVVNVMTPVKGEIVPLSAVEDGMFSEEILGKGFAVKPVEGIVYAPLSGTVTAVFDSKHAIGLTSETGVELLIHIGIDTVQLNAEGYQYFVTKGQKIQTGDKLIEFDLEKITEKGYNIITPVVVTNSTDFGDIITLTKSLSEPGEQVMKVIR